From Pelotomaculum isophthalicicum JI, one genomic window encodes:
- a CDS encoding sensor histidine kinase: protein MKLSNIITNKNYIYGLFFILIQATFFITIILSYENLTEHFLLTLIIVLSLLYPLITFIMIYLYLKYDSQKEIIEKIEDFNISLRKQRHDFFAHLQVIYGLIDCDEIEEAINYLKSIEASVKNKSLVYKSNKPQIGIVLSAFAMKAEAKEVRFELYGLDDFSKFPLSSTHTVTVLSNLLNNALDNCEKNGCVYVETETDKNYFYLKVSNDGKPIEIIHGDNPDDWQKELFQGKSSKGKDRGLGLLIIKEILSQYDDCNLLVLDREKPTFMLKLKIVGGGERT from the coding sequence ATGAAATTAAGTAATATTATAACAAACAAAAACTATATCTATGGATTATTTTTTATCCTAATTCAAGCTACTTTTTTTATTACAATCATATTGTCTTACGAGAATTTGACTGAGCATTTTTTATTAACACTAATAATTGTTTTAAGTTTACTTTATCCATTAATAACTTTTATAATGATATACTTATATCTAAAATATGACAGTCAAAAAGAAATCATCGAAAAAATAGAGGACTTTAATATAAGTTTACGAAAGCAAAGGCATGACTTTTTTGCGCATCTGCAAGTAATATACGGTTTAATCGATTGTGATGAAATAGAAGAGGCTATCAATTATCTAAAATCAATTGAAGCGTCGGTGAAAAATAAATCTCTGGTTTATAAGAGCAACAAACCCCAAATAGGAATCGTTTTATCTGCTTTTGCCATGAAGGCTGAGGCAAAAGAGGTCCGTTTTGAATTATACGGGCTTGACGACTTTTCGAAATTTCCTTTATCTTCAACACACACGGTGACAGTCTTGTCAAATCTTTTAAACAACGCGCTGGACAATTGCGAAAAAAATGGCTGCGTCTATGTTGAAACCGAAACCGATAAAAATTACTTTTACTTAAAAGTTTCCAACGACGGCAAACCAATTGAGATCATCCACGGAGATAATCCAGACGATTGGCAAAAAGAATTATTTCAAGGGAAAAGCAGCAAAGGAAAAGACAGAGGGTTGGGTTTGTTAATCATCAAAGAAATATTATCGCAATACGACGATTGCAATTTACTTGTTCTGGATAGGGAAAAGCCGACTTTTATGTTAAAATTAAAAATAGTTGGCGGGGGTGAAAGAACATGA
- a CDS encoding cyclic lactone autoinducer peptide gives MKKYIFSLITVLSLIAFFVGFHPTSIGMGFQPELPDELK, from the coding sequence ATGAAGAAATATATCTTTAGTTTAATTACCGTTCTTTCATTAATTGCATTTTTCGTAGGTTTCCATCCTACTAGCATAGGGATGGGCTTTCAGCCAGAATTACCAGATGAACTTAAATAA
- a CDS encoding accessory gene regulator ArgB-like protein, translating into MHSISVHSMAVTLSNIIARELNHDNVKRAQISYGLEVILGAIIKFVVFIILFLVFGVLKQSLITMFTIASLRYASGGIHCKTFIGCLIVSATACVSIGFLAKVLIINNYLYYALNFASLLIIMLRAPVDPPEKPIKTKQKRYIVKLISIVILFLLLYISSNVVENDIKNSIILGIYIQVLTLIDWIRIYEYINLLKLKAKEVN; encoded by the coding sequence ATGCATTCAATTTCCGTACACTCAATGGCAGTGACCTTAAGTAATATTATCGCTCGAGAATTAAACCATGACAATGTAAAAAGAGCCCAAATAAGTTATGGTCTTGAAGTAATACTAGGAGCAATTATAAAATTTGTTGTTTTTATAATTCTGTTTTTGGTGTTCGGAGTGTTGAAACAGTCATTAATTACTATGTTTACTATTGCATCTTTAAGGTATGCTTCTGGTGGTATACATTGCAAGACATTTATTGGATGTTTAATTGTTTCGGCTACCGCATGTGTATCTATTGGTTTTTTAGCCAAAGTTTTAATAATTAACAATTATTTGTACTATGCCTTGAATTTCGCATCACTTCTTATTATTATGTTAAGGGCACCTGTCGATCCACCTGAAAAGCCCATCAAGACCAAACAAAAAAGATATATCGTGAAATTAATATCAATAGTAATACTATTTTTATTATTATATATTTCTAGCAATGTTGTTGAGAATGATATCAAGAATTCGATTATTCTAGGTATATATATTCAAGTGTTAACCTTAATTGATTGGATTAGAATTTATGAGTATATTAATCTATTAAAACTAAAAGCTAAGGAGGTGAATTAG
- a CDS encoding PAS domain S-box protein: MFFNPADIKKPLCHIKPHAHNCLIYKTPEEWRAAVIPFLSMGLFQGEKCLYITDDPSTAGQVRQYLLEEKVDVAAAERSGQLDFFIRESLNDPAAGIINLLINETKKAIAEGYPLLRVTGEMIIPKSRLGFENLLEQEARLNRDFFSEYPCVALCQYNRNKFAPEIIIEALKTHPFLVKGSRVHRNSYYVPPEEYLDPKRKDNEVDNLLESLEQGNNKQREITERKLVEEALRESEKKYRVLYEQANDAIFLIKKGIIIDCNPKALNVFGCRRDEIIGKNPFDYAPSTQPCGTKSRIKAIGKIKAVLRGKQQFFEFQHCRQDGATFMTEVSLSKFRINNERMLQAIIRDITARKHAEEALQESEKRYRQIVETAYEGIWVIDAAGKTTFANKRMAEMLGYTVEEMVGQPLSAFMYEEYRSIDSITDTSSMQKIKKVFYRQYDYQYRRKDGTELHVIMSVSPLFNNDESYAGALGMVTDITERKLAEVELKKSNTALATANEELIAINEELLSIEEELKQQFEKLQASERALASANQRLQDIIEFLPDATFVIDNDKKVIAWNRAIEKMTGAPKEEMLGNGDSAYAVSFYGKPRPILIDFAIKTHNGNTAVQYDSFKKEGHFVHGSAFVQRMYGGKGAYLWGIAAPLFDREGNLAGAIESIRDITEQRQLENRLKYLGMHDSLTGLHNRAYFEEEMRRLEDGRNISAGIIVCDVDGLKLVNDTLGHDTGDLLLIAAAGIIKDSFRESDMVARIGGDEFAVLLPNNEIKIMESACKRIQEGVIRHNAVKPELPLSISAGFAARNDGSISMSDLFREADNKMYRVKLHRNQSARSAIVQTLMKALEARDFITEEHAERIQGLVSGLAAAIDLSERSITDLRLLAQFHDIGKIGIPDSILLKPGSLTSEEFIEMQQHCEIGHRIAILSPDLFPIADWILKHHEWWNGHGYPLGLKGEEIPLECRILAIADAFDAMTSDRPYRKAMPHGEALAELKKCAGIQFDPYLVGKFIQLHNNNQ; the protein is encoded by the coding sequence TTGTTCTTCAACCCTGCCGATATAAAAAAACCGCTTTGTCATATCAAACCTCACGCTCATAATTGCCTGATATATAAAACACCGGAAGAATGGCGGGCTGCCGTTATTCCTTTTCTAAGCATGGGGTTGTTCCAAGGAGAAAAGTGCCTCTACATTACAGATGACCCAAGTACCGCCGGTCAAGTTCGCCAATACTTGCTTGAAGAAAAAGTTGACGTTGCCGCTGCCGAAAGATCCGGACAACTCGACTTTTTCATTAGAGAAAGCCTTAATGATCCCGCCGCCGGGATCATTAATTTACTAATTAATGAGACTAAGAAAGCTATAGCTGAAGGTTACCCGCTTCTACGCGTTACCGGAGAAATGATCATACCAAAGAGTCGTCTGGGCTTTGAAAATCTTTTAGAACAAGAAGCTAGACTAAACCGGGACTTCTTTTCTGAGTACCCTTGCGTTGCCCTTTGCCAGTACAACCGGAATAAATTCGCGCCGGAGATTATCATAGAAGCTCTCAAGACCCATCCCTTTCTGGTTAAAGGCAGCCGGGTCCACCGTAACTCTTACTACGTCCCTCCTGAAGAATATTTGGATCCAAAGCGTAAAGACAATGAAGTAGATAATTTACTTGAAAGTCTGGAGCAAGGAAACAATAAGCAGCGGGAAATAACCGAGCGCAAGCTGGTCGAGGAGGCGCTGCGGGAGAGTGAAAAAAAATACAGGGTCTTGTATGAGCAGGCTAACGACGCAATTTTTCTGATCAAGAAAGGTATTATTATAGATTGCAACCCCAAAGCGCTGAACGTGTTCGGTTGCCGGAGGGATGAAATAATCGGCAAGAACCCCTTCGACTATGCTCCCAGTACTCAGCCGTGCGGCACTAAATCAAGGATCAAAGCGATCGGGAAAATTAAAGCTGTTCTGAGAGGCAAACAACAGTTTTTTGAATTCCAGCACTGCCGGCAAGACGGCGCCACATTCATGACAGAAGTCAGCCTTAGCAAATTTAGAATAAATAATGAGCGGATGCTCCAGGCAATAATCCGTGACATCACCGCCCGCAAACACGCGGAGGAAGCGCTGCAAGAAAGCGAGAAGCGATACCGGCAGATAGTTGAAACCGCTTACGAAGGCATATGGGTCATTGACGCCGCAGGCAAGACAACCTTTGCGAATAAAAGGATGGCCGAAATGCTCGGCTACACTGTGGAAGAAATGGTCGGCCAGCCGCTGTCGGCGTTCATGTACGAGGAATACCGTTCTATTGATTCTATAACCGACACAAGTTCGATGCAAAAAATAAAGAAGGTTTTTTACAGGCAATACGATTACCAGTACCGCCGCAAGGACGGCACGGAATTACACGTAATCATGTCCGTGAGCCCTCTATTTAATAATGATGAGAGTTACGCGGGCGCATTGGGAATGGTTACCGACATCACCGAGCGCAAGCTGGCCGAGGTGGAACTGAAGAAAAGCAATACAGCGCTGGCAACAGCCAACGAAGAACTGATCGCCATAAACGAGGAGTTGCTGTCGATCGAAGAAGAGCTCAAGCAGCAGTTCGAAAAGCTGCAAGCGAGTGAGAGAGCCCTGGCGTCAGCCAACCAACGGCTGCAGGACATTATCGAATTTCTCCCGGACGCCACATTTGTCATTGACAATGACAAGAAAGTAATCGCCTGGAACCGGGCTATCGAAAAGATGACCGGGGCGCCGAAAGAAGAAATGCTGGGCAATGGGGATTCCGCCTATGCGGTGTCTTTTTACGGGAAACCTCGCCCAATTTTAATCGACTTTGCTATCAAGACGCATAATGGAAATACGGCAGTACAATATGATTCCTTTAAAAAAGAGGGCCATTTCGTGCACGGTTCAGCTTTTGTGCAAAGAATGTACGGGGGAAAGGGCGCTTACCTATGGGGAATCGCCGCGCCGCTGTTTGATCGGGAAGGCAACCTGGCCGGCGCTATCGAATCCATCCGCGACATAACCGAACAAAGGCAACTGGAGAATAGATTAAAGTACCTGGGCATGCATGATTCTCTAACCGGCCTGCACAACCGCGCGTATTTTGAAGAGGAAATGCGCAGGCTGGAAGACGGGCGCAATATTTCAGCCGGCATAATCGTTTGCGATGTTGACGGCCTTAAGCTTGTCAACGACACTCTTGGCCACGACACCGGAGACTTGTTGCTCATAGCGGCAGCCGGCATCATTAAAGATTCTTTCCGCGAAAGTGATATGGTGGCCCGGATTGGGGGCGATGAATTCGCGGTACTATTGCCGAATAACGAAATCAAAATAATGGAAAGCGCCTGCAAAAGAATTCAAGAAGGTGTCATAAGACACAATGCGGTCAAACCGGAACTGCCGTTAAGCATATCCGCCGGTTTTGCCGCGAGAAATGACGGTTCAATAAGCATGAGCGACCTTTTTAGGGAAGCGGACAATAAAATGTACCGGGTGAAACTCCACCGCAACCAGAGCGCGCGCAGCGCCATAGTGCAAACCCTGATGAAAGCGCTGGAAGCCAGGGATTTTATTACCGAGGAGCATGCCGAACGCATCCAGGGCTTGGTATCGGGCCTTGCCGCGGCTATCGATCTATCCGAACGCAGTATAACCGACCTGCGGCTCTTGGCGCAATTCCATGACATCGGCAAGATCGGAATCCCGGACAGTATTCTCTTAAAGCCCGGTTCCCTCACATCAGAAGAATTTATCGAAATGCAGCAGCACTGTGAAATCGGCCACCGCATCGCCATATTGTCACCCGACCTTTTTCCCATAGCCGACTGGATCCTTAAACATCACGAATGGTGGAACGGCCACGGCTATCCGCTCGGGCTCAAAGGGGAAGAGATACCGCTGGAATGCCGCATACTCGCCATAGCCGACGCTTTTGACGCCATGACCAGCGACCGTCCTTACCGGAAAGCCATGCCCCATGGGGAGGCTTTGGCCGAACTTAAGAAGTGCGCCGGTATACAATTCGATCCTTATTTGGTGGGGAAATTTATCCAGCTACATAACAATAACCAATAG